Proteins encoded in a region of the Novibacillus thermophilus genome:
- a CDS encoding enolase C-terminal domain-like protein, producing the protein MNPAVDVILLDTTFWGGIRPCLKAAAICEAFQLGVAVHSSGELGVQLATMLHLGAVIPNMTFALDAHYHHLVDDVIEGGKLQYCGWKDPSAGKTWLRGYNRPR; encoded by the coding sequence TTGAATCCGGCTGTCGACGTCATTTTGCTAGATACGACGTTCTGGGGAGGCATTCGCCCCTGTTTAAAGGCAGCCGCGATTTGCGAAGCGTTTCAATTGGGTGTAGCGGTTCATTCTTCCGGAGAGTTAGGAGTACAATTGGCCACCATGTTACATCTGGGCGCAGTGATCCCAAACATGACGTTTGCGCTCGACGCCCATTACCATCACCTAGTGGATGATGTGATCGAGGGAGGGAAGCTCCAGTATTGTGGATGGAAAGATCCAAGTGCCGGAAAAACCTGGCTTAGGGGTTACAATCGACCGAGATAA
- a CDS encoding TRAP transporter large permease subunit, whose amino-acid sequence MESTVNTLLLTPIFLPIMQSIGMDPVHFGILRVIPCESLM is encoded by the coding sequence ATGGAAAGCACAGTGAATACACTGTTGTTGACGCCTATTTTTCTACCAATTATGCAAAGTATCGGGATGGACCCGGTGCACTTTGGCATTTTAAGGGTGATACCGTGTGAATCATTAATGTGA